From a region of the Neobacillus niacini genome:
- a CDS encoding ABC transporter permease produces the protein MNYLISKGWRPIAVLLLLFILWEIIVKLTKVPDWLLPAPTMIVNEIISGWTSFYPDLVSTSKIAVEGFLVGTTVGLVVAVSLHLVPWIRDSVYPLLILSQNVPIIVLAPLLVIWFGFGLLPKIIVITLTCFFPITVAALDGFKQVPYSHKHYMLMAGAGKSQLFWKLEWPYALPSIFSGLKISATYSVMGAVISEWLGAEKGIGVYMTLASSSFRTDKVFVAILSIMVLSLLFFAVIVAAEKYFIRWQSKGGSVE, from the coding sequence ATGAACTATTTAATTAGTAAAGGATGGAGACCGATTGCGGTTCTCCTTCTTTTGTTCATTTTATGGGAAATCATTGTAAAGTTAACGAAAGTACCTGATTGGCTCTTACCTGCACCTACAATGATAGTGAATGAGATTATTTCAGGTTGGACGTCGTTTTATCCAGATTTAGTCTCAACATCGAAAATTGCGGTCGAGGGGTTTTTGGTAGGGACGACAGTTGGATTGGTTGTTGCTGTCTCGCTGCATTTGGTCCCTTGGATCCGAGACTCAGTGTACCCGTTGCTTATATTATCGCAAAATGTTCCGATTATTGTCCTCGCCCCCCTGCTCGTCATATGGTTTGGATTTGGATTATTACCTAAAATAATTGTAATTACCCTTACCTGTTTTTTCCCAATCACTGTGGCAGCTTTAGACGGTTTTAAACAAGTTCCATATTCCCATAAACATTATATGTTGATGGCTGGGGCTGGCAAGTCTCAATTGTTTTGGAAGCTGGAATGGCCATATGCACTCCCATCCATTTTTTCGGGCTTAAAAATTTCAGCAACTTATAGTGTTATGGGGGCTGTCATTTCTGAATGGCTCGGAGCGGAAAAAGGAATTGGTGTTTATATGACCTTAGCGTCTTCTTCATTTAGGACAGACAAGGTATTCGTTGCCATTCTATCGATTATGGTATTAAGTCTCTTATTTTTTGCAGTTATAGTTGCAGCCGAAAAGTATTTCATTCGTTGGCAAAGCAAGGGAGGCAGCGTGGAGTGA
- a CDS encoding serine hydrolase domain-containing protein, protein MLNFEKINSLAVSLLEKAPGFAVSIFTDSEVIFQKGYGSTNTEEQGVDITPATLFRIGSVSKTLTATLIIKLVQQGLLELDRPIKESVPELKLSFTGAVEITTLRMLLSHTAGLPDGGDLFGSKDNDALEKYVREEVPNLSFVAPPNTMYSYGNHSINLAAYVAERVAGKRFAQLMNDEIFTPLEMNRSMYDPLKAMTYPIALQHEKSDEGSFRVDHSFPENAACHGSFFCISNTADMTNFGQMYLSYGRYNGKKFLSKESFQEIFSLQANRYTLPESSIGLSWIKEFDKGINYWWHSGGIGTYRSFIVLIPEHNIGVFTAASNNVGWEIVEEILKQLVSLSEEKQSWSEPNLDIIKASCGNYLNAKSGLLTIEINQDPCIIHNGRNFSIRCLTDDHIVGVDDNEEVQVSIGLINHPDYLMVNGSPSKKIIEPLTKLNSDTITSFFGDYQQGEMVYTFYLDGDTPTFFDGDDKLPCTYLFKNKFFCPGYGLLEFDEDNLKIQNAWQFVKQ, encoded by the coding sequence ATGTTGAATTTTGAAAAGATTAATTCTTTAGCTGTAAGTTTATTAGAAAAAGCTCCAGGTTTTGCAGTTTCAATATTTACTGATTCAGAGGTGATATTTCAGAAAGGATACGGATCTACAAACACCGAGGAACAAGGCGTTGACATCACTCCTGCTACTTTATTTCGAATTGGATCAGTCAGTAAAACGCTTACCGCAACATTAATCATAAAGCTTGTACAACAAGGTTTACTAGAATTAGATCGTCCGATAAAAGAGTCTGTACCTGAGTTAAAGCTTAGTTTTACTGGCGCAGTAGAAATCACCACCTTACGTATGTTACTATCTCATACTGCAGGACTGCCTGATGGCGGTGACCTTTTCGGAAGCAAAGACAACGACGCCCTTGAGAAATATGTAAGAGAAGAGGTTCCTAATCTTTCTTTTGTTGCGCCGCCAAATACGATGTATTCATATGGAAACCATTCTATCAATCTTGCAGCATATGTTGCTGAAAGAGTTGCAGGAAAAAGGTTTGCTCAGCTCATGAATGATGAAATTTTCACCCCTCTTGAGATGAACAGAAGTATGTATGACCCGTTAAAAGCCATGACCTATCCTATAGCTCTACAACATGAAAAGTCAGACGAGGGTTCTTTCAGAGTGGATCATTCATTTCCTGAAAACGCGGCCTGCCATGGTTCATTCTTCTGTATATCCAATACAGCAGACATGACTAATTTCGGACAGATGTATTTATCTTATGGAAGATACAATGGGAAAAAATTTCTAAGTAAAGAGTCATTTCAAGAGATATTTAGCTTGCAGGCTAATCGGTATACCCTACCAGAAAGCTCTATTGGATTGAGTTGGATTAAAGAATTTGATAAAGGCATTAACTATTGGTGGCATAGTGGTGGAATCGGTACTTACCGCTCGTTCATCGTCTTAATTCCAGAACATAATATCGGCGTTTTTACTGCTGCGAGCAATAATGTTGGATGGGAGATAGTCGAGGAAATTTTGAAGCAACTTGTATCACTTAGTGAAGAGAAACAATCATGGAGCGAACCGAATTTGGACATAATCAAGGCATCCTGCGGAAACTATTTAAATGCTAAATCTGGATTACTCACTATCGAAATTAATCAGGATCCTTGTATCATTCATAATGGACGTAATTTTTCAATCCGTTGTTTGACAGATGATCATATTGTTGGGGTCGACGATAATGAAGAGGTTCAGGTATCAATAGGATTAATAAATCACCCCGATTATTTAATGGTGAACGGATCACCTAGTAAAAAAATTATAGAGCCATTAACAAAGCTGAATTCAGACACGATTACATCTTTTTTCGGGGATTATCAACAAGGAGAAATGGTATATACTTTTTATTTAGACGGAGACACACCAACTTTCTTTGATGGAGATGATAAGCTGCCTTGTACATATTTATTTAAAAATAAGTTTTTCTGTCCTGGTTATGGATTGTTAGAGTTTGATGAGGATAATCTTAAGATACAGAATGCATGGCAATTCGTAAAGCAATAA
- the sspL gene encoding small, acid-soluble spore protein L, producing MSKHGSRNRGVKAPGVNPQGYGQDAEMTEDPKSKLENAAKKSNTK from the coding sequence GTGAGTAAACACGGTTCAAGAAATCGCGGTGTCAAGGCACCTGGAGTGAATCCACAGGGCTATGGTCAGGACGCAGAAATGACAGAAGATCCTAAAAGTAAATTAGAAAATGCTGCTAAAAAAAGCAACACTAAATAA
- a CDS encoding reverse transcriptase-like protein, with protein sequence MIEVYIDGASAGNPGPSGAGIFIKGNGTAEKYSIPLGIMSNHEAEYHAFIKALEICLEKGYSHSLVSFRTDSDLVNKGVEKEFVKNKLYAPLLDNALQLSKHFDLFFMKWIPSIENKTADELARIAIRKNTLEEE encoded by the coding sequence TTGATTGAGGTATATATCGACGGTGCCAGTGCTGGTAACCCAGGGCCAAGCGGTGCTGGAATATTTATTAAAGGGAATGGGACAGCGGAAAAATATTCTATTCCACTCGGAATCATGTCTAATCATGAGGCAGAATATCATGCCTTTATAAAAGCGCTAGAAATCTGCTTAGAAAAAGGTTATTCACATTCCCTTGTATCCTTTCGAACTGATTCAGATTTGGTAAATAAAGGTGTTGAGAAGGAATTTGTCAAAAACAAATTGTATGCCCCGTTACTGGATAACGCATTACAACTTTCCAAACATTTTGATTTATTTTTTATGAAATGGATACCAAGCATTGAAAATAAAACAGCGGATGAATTAGCGCGTATTGCAATCCGAAAAAATACTTTGGAGGAAGAGTAA
- a CDS encoding ABC transporter ATP-binding protein, with translation MSHLLVDHIVKSFGPNEVLSDLSFSIEKEEFVTIIGPSGSGKSTIFNLIGGIMTPDKGVIQLEGNNIIGKRGSISFMPQTPSLLPWRTVLQNVLLGAELQGKKDRDKAIEMLHKAGLADYIHARPEELSGGMKQRVAFIRALLSPQSLICLDEPFSALDELTRLDMQKWLLSIWEDFRRTVLFVTHSIEEALFLSDRIIVISAKPTKVVAEFEVPFNRPRDESLFLDEKFLKWKRTVTYSLKNVGSDNDGEANRRTYSFRSI, from the coding sequence GTGAGTCATTTACTGGTTGATCACATTGTAAAAAGTTTTGGACCAAATGAGGTTCTTTCAGATTTATCTTTTTCGATTGAAAAAGAAGAGTTTGTTACCATTATCGGTCCATCCGGAAGTGGAAAAAGTACAATTTTTAACTTAATTGGCGGGATAATGACTCCCGATAAAGGAGTTATTCAGCTTGAGGGGAATAATATTATTGGAAAACGCGGCTCGATAAGTTTTATGCCGCAAACGCCATCCCTCCTGCCCTGGCGGACTGTTTTACAAAATGTATTGCTCGGAGCTGAACTGCAGGGGAAAAAGGACCGTGATAAAGCGATCGAAATGCTTCATAAAGCAGGTCTTGCTGATTATATACATGCTCGTCCGGAGGAGCTTTCCGGAGGTATGAAGCAGCGTGTCGCGTTTATACGAGCCCTGCTAAGTCCACAATCACTCATTTGTCTTGATGAGCCATTTTCGGCGCTTGATGAATTAACAAGATTAGATATGCAAAAATGGCTTCTTTCTATTTGGGAGGATTTTCGACGGACCGTGCTGTTTGTTACTCATTCGATAGAAGAAGCATTGTTTCTATCGGATAGGATCATTGTGATATCCGCAAAGCCAACTAAAGTTGTAGCAGAATTCGAGGTCCCATTCAACCGCCCGCGGGATGAAAGCTTGTTTTTAGATGAGAAATTTCTAAAATGGAAGAGGACTGTTACTTATTCATTAAAAAACGTAGGAAGTGACAACGATGGAGAAGCTAATAGACGCACATATTCATTTAGATCAATATGA
- the cspD gene encoding cold-shock protein CspD, with protein sequence MQNGKVKWFNNEKGFGFIEVEGGDDVFVHFSAITGEGFKSLEEGQEVSFEIVEGNRGPQAANVVKL encoded by the coding sequence ATGCAAAACGGTAAAGTAAAATGGTTCAACAATGAAAAAGGTTTCGGTTTTATCGAAGTTGAAGGCGGAGACGATGTATTTGTACACTTCAGTGCAATCACTGGCGAAGGTTTCAAGTCTTTAGAAGAAGGCCAAGAAGTTTCTTTCGAAATCGTTGAAGGAAACCGTGGACCACAAGCGGCTAACGTAGTAAAACTATAA
- a CDS encoding zinc-finger domain-containing protein, whose product MKNSSRKELFNHVETLLAHYCNGCFVHQQFKQEGGRRFAHRFCISQCTVGERLQEYGKRLT is encoded by the coding sequence ATGAAAAATTCAAGCAGAAAAGAACTGTTTAATCATGTTGAAACCCTATTGGCTCATTATTGTAATGGCTGCTTTGTGCATCAGCAGTTTAAACAAGAAGGCGGCAGGAGGTTTGCGCATCGCTTTTGTATTTCACAATGTACAGTAGGGGAAAGGCTGCAAGAATATGGGAAAAGGCTGACATGA
- a CDS encoding ABC transporter substrate-binding protein — protein sequence MRVKTWFSLLLSVLLITGCGTNTKENSQGSEQENKKNLEKVTVVLDWTPNTNHTGLYVAKEKGYFKEEGLDVNIIMPGEAGADQLVASGKSQFGVGYQEGVTQARIQGVPLVSIAAVIQHNTSGFASPADKNIITPKDFAGKTYGGWGSPAEKSVIDSLMKTENADVEKVKIINIGDTDFFTAVKKDIDFAWIYYGWTGVEAELRGEKINMVYLTDYSEKLDYYTPVLTTNEKMISENPDTVKAFVKAAAKGYEFAIENPDDAADILLKAAPDLDPELVKKSQEWLAPKYQDDAPRWGEQKLEVWENYASWMYENGLLEKELEAKKAFTNEFLPE from the coding sequence ATGAGAGTGAAGACATGGTTTAGTTTGTTACTATCTGTCTTATTAATTACAGGCTGTGGTACAAATACTAAGGAAAATTCACAGGGAAGTGAGCAAGAGAATAAAAAGAACCTAGAAAAAGTTACGGTTGTATTAGATTGGACACCAAACACGAACCATACAGGGTTATATGTTGCGAAGGAAAAAGGTTATTTTAAAGAAGAAGGACTTGATGTCAATATTATTATGCCGGGTGAAGCGGGTGCTGACCAATTAGTTGCATCCGGAAAATCACAATTTGGAGTTGGCTATCAAGAAGGTGTAACACAGGCTCGGATTCAAGGTGTCCCGCTTGTCTCAATTGCGGCTGTAATTCAGCATAATACATCTGGATTCGCCTCTCCTGCAGATAAAAACATTATTACGCCAAAGGATTTTGCGGGTAAAACATATGGCGGTTGGGGATCACCTGCAGAAAAATCTGTAATCGATTCATTAATGAAAACAGAAAATGCCGATGTTGAGAAGGTGAAAATTATCAATATTGGAGACACGGATTTCTTTACCGCGGTTAAAAAAGATATTGATTTTGCTTGGATATATTATGGGTGGACCGGAGTTGAGGCAGAGCTGCGCGGTGAGAAGATAAACATGGTATATTTAACAGACTACTCAGAAAAACTAGATTATTACACCCCAGTATTAACAACAAATGAAAAAATGATTTCAGAAAATCCTGACACGGTAAAAGCATTTGTAAAAGCAGCTGCTAAAGGGTATGAATTTGCTATCGAAAACCCAGATGATGCAGCAGATATTTTATTAAAGGCTGCGCCAGATTTAGATCCAGAGCTTGTAAAAAAGAGTCAAGAATGGTTAGCGCCTAAATACCAGGATGACGCACCTCGCTGGGGTGAACAAAAGCTTGAGGTTTGGGAGAACTATGCTTCCTGGATGTATGAAAATGGATTACTAGAAAAAGAATTAGAAGCTAAAAAGGCTTTTACGAATGAGTTCTTACCAGAATAG
- a CDS encoding TatD family hydrolase: MEKLIDAHIHLDQYDDIEIAALAEENEAIEAMVSVSMNLDSCKRNLVLSERFPIVKPAFGFHPEQLLPTEKDLDELINWMRVNKDKMVAIGEVGLPFFMRAENKVTKKDYGRYIELLEIFVNLAKKWEKPLSLHAVYSDAPVVCDLLEKHSVPKAHFHWFKGDLRTTERMLANGYFVSVTPEVAMEEPENITLVQNYPINQIMVETDGPWPFEGQFMGKRTHPLMMKESLKKIAEIKGMKFEDINTQIRNNTKRFFNI; this comes from the coding sequence ATGGAGAAGCTAATAGACGCACATATTCATTTAGATCAATATGATGACATTGAAATTGCTGCGCTAGCTGAGGAGAACGAAGCCATTGAAGCAATGGTTTCAGTTTCGATGAATCTGGATTCCTGTAAAAGGAATTTAGTTTTATCGGAACGATTTCCTATCGTAAAACCAGCATTTGGTTTTCACCCTGAGCAGCTTCTGCCAACAGAAAAGGATCTTGATGAACTCATAAACTGGATGAGAGTTAACAAAGACAAAATGGTTGCTATAGGAGAAGTAGGGCTGCCTTTTTTTATGAGGGCAGAAAATAAAGTCACAAAAAAAGATTATGGCCGCTATATTGAATTGCTTGAAATATTTGTGAATCTAGCAAAAAAATGGGAAAAGCCTCTCTCTCTTCATGCGGTTTATTCAGATGCCCCGGTTGTTTGTGATCTTCTCGAAAAACATTCTGTTCCTAAGGCTCATTTTCACTGGTTTAAAGGGGATCTACGGACAACCGAGAGAATGCTGGCAAACGGATACTTTGTTTCAGTTACTCCAGAGGTTGCCATGGAAGAACCTGAAAACATCACTTTAGTTCAAAATTATCCGATTAATCAAATCATGGTTGAAACTGATGGTCCATGGCCCTTTGAAGGTCAATTTATGGGAAAAAGGACACACCCTCTTATGATGAAGGAGTCGCTTAAAAAAATAGCGGAAATCAAAGGTATGAAATTTGAGGATATAAACACGCAAATTCGAAACAATACGAAAAGATTTTTTAACATATGA
- a CDS encoding DUF6123 family protein, with amino-acid sequence MEKPVRTVDEYLHYLEGKGFQFQEDAIGFIYFGKHYTNASDELINSAIEITLKAQKTFDGSFYVSLLETLVSSKIQTRNAALKFVKERELVAI; translated from the coding sequence ATGGAGAAGCCAGTGCGGACAGTTGATGAGTACTTGCATTACTTGGAAGGAAAAGGTTTTCAATTTCAAGAGGATGCAATCGGTTTTATTTATTTCGGGAAACACTACACGAATGCTTCCGATGAATTAATTAATTCTGCAATAGAGATTACATTAAAAGCCCAGAAAACCTTTGATGGCAGCTTTTATGTGTCATTATTAGAAACCCTTGTTTCGAGCAAAATACAAACAAGAAATGCGGCCCTAAAGTTTGTTAAGGAAAGAGAATTAGTGGCTATATAA
- a CDS encoding 5'-3' exonuclease: protein MENQKPSLMLVDGMALLFRAFYATAVTGQFMINSKGIPTNGIHGFIKHLFTAVSSFKPSHVAVCWDMGSKTFRSELFDAYKGNRSEAPIELIPQFDLVKEVVAAFDIPNIGLAGYEADDCIGTIASQAKEHAHVSILTGDQDILQLLDESISVILLKKGYGNYLVHTPDTFFEEKGIKPRQMIDLKALMGDPSDNYPGVKGIGEKTALKLLKEFEHVEGIISNLNRLSNSHKTKIEQDLEMLHLSRMLAEIKCDVPVTCDLTEAGLKIEKEKAMNKLNELELRGLQRLLPLEASFVS from the coding sequence TTGGAAAATCAAAAACCTTCACTTATGCTAGTTGATGGAATGGCGCTGTTATTTCGTGCATTTTACGCTACGGCTGTAACAGGTCAGTTTATGATAAACTCAAAAGGAATTCCGACAAATGGGATTCACGGCTTTATTAAACATTTATTTACTGCCGTTTCTTCTTTTAAACCATCCCACGTGGCAGTTTGCTGGGATATGGGAAGTAAAACATTTCGCTCTGAATTATTTGACGCCTATAAAGGCAATCGGAGTGAAGCACCAATCGAGTTAATCCCTCAATTTGACTTAGTTAAAGAAGTAGTTGCAGCTTTTGACATCCCTAACATTGGGTTAGCGGGCTATGAAGCGGATGACTGTATCGGAACAATTGCGTCTCAAGCTAAGGAGCACGCACATGTTTCCATTTTAACTGGAGACCAGGATATCCTTCAGCTTTTGGATGAAAGTATTTCGGTCATTTTATTGAAAAAAGGCTATGGGAATTACCTTGTTCATACTCCTGATACCTTCTTTGAGGAGAAAGGAATCAAACCGCGCCAAATGATCGATTTAAAAGCTTTAATGGGAGATCCTAGTGATAACTATCCTGGAGTAAAGGGAATTGGTGAAAAAACCGCTCTTAAGCTTTTAAAGGAATTTGAGCATGTTGAGGGAATTATATCGAATCTTAATCGTCTTTCAAATTCTCATAAAACAAAAATCGAGCAGGATTTAGAAATGCTTCACTTATCACGCATGCTTGCAGAAATTAAGTGTGACGTCCCTGTAACGTGTGACCTTACTGAGGCTGGACTGAAGATTGAGAAAGAAAAAGCTATGAATAAATTAAATGAACTAGAACTTCGCGGCTTGCAGCGTCTGCTGCCGCTTGAAGCATCGTTTGTTTCCTAA
- a CDS encoding MTH1187 family thiamine-binding protein — MANALVSIQIIPKPSDGGDVIPYVDEAIRVIDESGVKYEVHPLETTMEGDISHLFSIIEKMNERMMEMGSKNVISQIKVLYQPTGITLETLTEKYR; from the coding sequence ATGGCAAATGCACTAGTCAGTATACAAATCATCCCGAAGCCGTCTGATGGTGGAGATGTGATTCCTTATGTGGACGAAGCAATTCGAGTGATCGATGAGTCCGGGGTAAAATATGAGGTCCATCCGTTAGAGACAACAATGGAAGGCGATATATCCCATTTGTTTTCAATCATTGAAAAAATGAACGAACGGATGATGGAAATGGGCAGTAAAAATGTGATTTCTCAAATAAAAGTCCTTTACCAGCCTACAGGTATTACATTGGAAACCCTGACGGAAAAATATCGATGA
- a CDS encoding sulfurtransferase, whose translation MNQIIDKEWLLKNLNEQNVRIVDCTFSLADPQKGRQEYENNHIPGACYFDLNVDLSGEVAEHGGRHPMPDLDALIHKLELAGIDENTTVISYDQGEGAYAARFWWLLQYLGHEKVFVLNGGFKGWREGNYPVTSEVPTFNKTTFQPAINHGLLASMAEVKAVADGQNSNIVLIDSREERRYLGLEEPIDKKAGRIPGAINRPWFEGLNAGYYKPSEIQKQRFSEINPEKEIIVYCGSGVTAAPNFLALKEAGFEKVKLYLGSFSDWISYQENKIE comes from the coding sequence ATGAATCAAATAATCGACAAAGAATGGCTGTTAAAAAACTTAAATGAGCAAAATGTCCGTATTGTGGACTGCACTTTTTCTTTAGCCGACCCTCAAAAAGGCAGACAGGAGTATGAAAACAATCATATTCCTGGTGCTTGTTATTTTGATCTTAATGTAGATTTATCAGGCGAGGTCGCTGAACACGGCGGCCGGCACCCAATGCCTGACCTCGATGCGCTTATTCATAAACTTGAACTTGCAGGTATTGATGAAAACACAACAGTAATCTCTTATGATCAGGGTGAAGGTGCGTATGCTGCGAGGTTTTGGTGGCTGCTCCAATACCTTGGACATGAAAAAGTTTTTGTTTTGAATGGTGGCTTTAAGGGCTGGCGTGAAGGTAACTACCCGGTAACATCAGAGGTTCCAACTTTTAACAAAACTACCTTCCAGCCTGCTATTAATCATGGCCTGCTTGCAAGTATGGCAGAAGTTAAGGCAGTGGCGGATGGACAGAATTCTAACATAGTCTTGATTGATTCGAGAGAAGAAAGACGCTATTTGGGTTTAGAGGAACCCATTGATAAAAAAGCCGGGCGGATCCCTGGCGCAATTAATAGGCCATGGTTCGAGGGACTTAATGCAGGCTATTATAAGCCGTCAGAGATACAAAAACAACGGTTCTCAGAGATTAATCCTGAAAAAGAAATCATTGTTTACTGTGGGTCGGGCGTTACGGCTGCACCCAATTTTCTAGCATTAAAGGAAGCAGGGTTTGAAAAGGTAAAACTTTACTTGGGAAGTTTTAGCGACTGGATTTCCTATCAAGAAAACAAAATTGAGTAG
- a CDS encoding DMT family transporter, with protein MRKPIFADISLLFVTFIWGTTFVLVQNAISLLDPFSFNGIRFLAAAVMLILWLFLFERKQIALLNLKMLASGLFIGFWLFLGYATQTIGLLYTTTSKAGFITGLSVIFVPLFSMFLLKQFPSRNAVIGVSIATVGLFLLTMTDVSSLNIGDGLVFICAISFALQIIFTGKFSNKYPTLLLTVIQISTVAVLSILSVFIFEDWRKSFNVEILLSKDVIVALMITSVLATALAFLIQTNFQKYTTATRVALIFATEPVFAAIAGYYWADERLSVSALFGCLLIFAGMIFAELPANKFPLLRKNKSVQG; from the coding sequence ATGAGAAAGCCTATATTTGCAGATATTAGCTTATTATTCGTCACATTTATTTGGGGTACAACCTTTGTTCTTGTTCAAAATGCGATTAGTTTGCTCGATCCATTTTCCTTTAATGGAATCCGCTTTCTAGCTGCAGCAGTTATGCTTATATTATGGCTATTTCTCTTTGAACGAAAGCAGATTGCTTTACTGAATTTAAAAATGCTGGCGTCCGGTTTATTTATTGGTTTCTGGCTATTCCTTGGCTACGCCACTCAAACCATCGGTTTATTATATACAACCACTTCTAAAGCCGGGTTTATTACTGGGTTAAGTGTCATCTTCGTCCCACTTTTTTCAATGTTTTTATTAAAACAATTTCCAAGCAGAAATGCCGTAATCGGAGTTTCGATTGCAACTGTTGGCTTATTTCTGCTGACAATGACAGATGTTTCGTCTTTAAATATCGGCGATGGTCTAGTGTTCATTTGTGCGATTAGCTTTGCTCTTCAAATTATATTCACGGGAAAGTTTTCGAACAAATATCCAACCTTATTGTTAACCGTAATACAAATTTCTACGGTGGCGGTTTTATCTATCCTTTCAGTGTTTATATTTGAAGATTGGAGAAAATCATTTAATGTAGAAATTTTGCTTTCGAAGGATGTCATTGTTGCTTTAATGATCACCAGTGTGTTAGCTACGGCATTAGCTTTTTTGATTCAAACAAATTTTCAAAAATACACAACTGCCACAAGAGTGGCGTTAATATTCGCAACGGAGCCTGTATTTGCAGCTATTGCTGGTTATTACTGGGCTGATGAACGCTTATCTGTTAGTGCACTATTTGGCTGCCTTCTTATTTTTGCAGGAATGATTTTTGCAGAGCTTCCTGCAAATAAATTTCCTTTGCTTAGAAAAAACAAGAGCGTTCAAGGGTAA
- a CDS encoding divergent PAP2 family protein, whose protein sequence is MNKGVYLALSSIALAQGLKIPIHYYKKKEWRPDLFFQTGGMPSSHSAGVSTLTTYIALQRGLPTFDFALSLVYGLIVMYDAQGIRRQTGELTLKVNSMHDLMEKVDKEESVEFEQESPKKLKEMLGHQPEEVIGGALLGALVGVVGHICTKNSRKMSNFKLKSDRRWF, encoded by the coding sequence ATGAACAAAGGTGTTTATTTAGCCCTATCGAGTATTGCTTTAGCACAAGGCTTAAAGATCCCCATTCATTACTATAAAAAGAAAGAATGGCGCCCAGACCTCTTTTTCCAAACGGGTGGAATGCCAAGCTCCCATTCAGCGGGGGTTTCTACATTAACCACCTATATTGCTTTACAACGCGGGCTGCCAACATTTGATTTTGCCCTGTCCCTAGTTTACGGGCTGATTGTTATGTATGACGCTCAAGGTATTCGACGGCAAACGGGTGAACTTACCTTAAAGGTAAATTCCATGCATGATTTAATGGAAAAAGTAGATAAAGAAGAAAGCGTAGAATTTGAACAAGAATCTCCCAAAAAGTTGAAGGAAATGTTAGGACATCAGCCTGAAGAAGTAATCGGCGGTGCGCTCCTTGGGGCATTAGTAGGAGTAGTTGGGCATATATGCACAAAAAATAGTAGAAAAATGTCGAATTTTAAGTTAAAATCGGATAGAAGATGGTTTTAG
- a CDS encoding reverse transcriptase-like protein, which yields MKYKLEWNYKTGKNEKIQFTSDWISTDLAIQAGEELEKLGKASDIYFYDEVGTSWILKELKKLVTEIEDDPHEITVYFDGGFQKETNTAGLGVVIFFKQGKKKYRIRANEMFNEMETNNEAEYAAFYYALTILEELGVHHLPCEFKGDSQVVLKQLEGEWPCYEDVLNAWLDRIEEKIKSLSLTPKYTPIPRNDNKEADKLATQALEGKEIFAKTQII from the coding sequence ATGAAATATAAACTTGAATGGAATTATAAAACGGGAAAAAATGAAAAAATACAATTTACTTCTGATTGGATATCAACCGATTTGGCAATACAAGCTGGTGAAGAGCTTGAAAAACTAGGAAAAGCAAGTGATATCTACTTTTATGACGAAGTAGGTACATCGTGGATTTTAAAAGAGCTGAAAAAGCTAGTCACTGAAATTGAAGATGACCCTCATGAAATTACCGTTTATTTTGATGGTGGTTTTCAAAAGGAAACTAATACTGCTGGTCTTGGCGTGGTTATCTTCTTTAAACAAGGGAAAAAGAAATATCGTATACGGGCGAACGAGATGTTCAATGAGATGGAAACAAATAATGAAGCTGAATACGCTGCTTTTTATTATGCATTAACGATTTTGGAGGAATTAGGTGTTCATCATCTGCCATGTGAATTCAAAGGAGATTCTCAGGTCGTGTTAAAGCAGTTGGAGGGTGAATGGCCATGTTATGAGGACGTACTCAATGCATGGCTCGATAGGATAGAAGAAAAAATTAAATCACTATCTCTTACACCAAAGTACACGCCTATTCCAAGGAATGACAATAAAGAAGCAGACAAATTGGCGACACAGGCGTTAGAGGGGAAAGAAATTTTCGCTAAGACACAAATCATTTAA